One Vibrio campbellii CAIM 519 = NBRC 15631 = ATCC 25920 genomic window carries:
- a CDS encoding GNAT family N-acetyltransferase, giving the protein MSPDFEIITPRLALRLIPSEHAHTLQRLLVESPSLHQWLDWCDEDVTLKDAQDFLLATRLNWVKTEAFGFGVYERESNSLVGMAAVNELYHTFNMASIGYWVADRYQRKGYAQESIRSLAEFCFAKLNLTRVEIVCDPDNTTSQALIESVGAQKEAIARNRFIFHGKPKDGVVYSLLPSDLE; this is encoded by the coding sequence ATGAGTCCAGATTTTGAAATCATCACCCCTCGTTTAGCGCTGCGACTGATTCCTTCAGAACACGCTCACACCTTGCAGCGACTCCTAGTCGAGTCCCCTTCTCTGCATCAATGGCTAGATTGGTGCGATGAAGACGTTACGTTAAAAGACGCTCAAGATTTCTTGTTAGCAACTCGCTTAAATTGGGTCAAAACCGAGGCGTTTGGTTTTGGCGTTTACGAGCGTGAGAGCAACAGTCTCGTAGGCATGGCGGCGGTTAATGAGCTTTACCATACCTTCAATATGGCAAGCATTGGTTATTGGGTTGCCGATCGCTATCAGCGCAAAGGTTATGCACAAGAATCGATTCGCTCACTGGCAGAGTTCTGCTTTGCCAAACTCAATTTAACTCGCGTGGAAATTGTCTGCGATCCAGATAACACCACCAGTCAGGCATTAATTGAATCCGTTGGCGCACAAAAAGAAGCCATTGCCAGAAACCGTTTTATCTTCCATGGCAAGCCAAAGGATGGCGTAGTGTATTCACTGCTTCCTAGTGACTTAGAATGA
- a CDS encoding peptidoglycan binding protein CsiV translates to MRILIPLLLLCVSMPSWAARQFDIEVIIFKRAVNAENTSESWPNELPTIEMSNVGSLQSDSYRQSKGVTLLPRSSYRLNAQEAALNNHAGFKVLKHVAWRQGDRGKASAPIFRMDGGRDFSGSYNADGSPVGSSTSLSTDGYSEESVNGPLYELDGKLQIYVQHYLFAETTIDIREPSVREVHLASQPSEQLSDEFGEVDGNVQVGNLAEVTPTVTEEKFLKSFRMDQKRRMRSGETHYLDNPLMGMIIQVRRVR, encoded by the coding sequence ATGAGAATACTGATCCCATTATTGCTTCTTTGTGTCTCAATGCCATCTTGGGCTGCGCGTCAATTTGATATTGAAGTAATTATTTTCAAGCGAGCAGTCAACGCTGAAAATACCAGTGAATCATGGCCAAATGAACTGCCAACTATTGAAATGAGTAACGTCGGCAGCTTACAAAGCGATTCTTACCGCCAGTCAAAAGGCGTTACGCTTCTACCACGTTCTTCTTACCGATTGAACGCGCAAGAAGCTGCGCTGAACAACCACGCAGGCTTTAAAGTGCTAAAACACGTGGCATGGCGTCAAGGTGACCGTGGTAAAGCCAGTGCACCAATCTTCCGTATGGATGGTGGCAGAGACTTCTCTGGCTCTTACAATGCAGATGGCAGCCCTGTCGGCAGCAGCACATCACTATCAACCGATGGCTACAGTGAAGAGAGCGTGAATGGCCCACTGTACGAACTAGACGGTAAGTTACAAATCTATGTTCAGCACTACTTGTTTGCTGAAACAACCATCGATATTCGTGAACCAAGCGTGCGTGAAGTCCACCTAGCGTCACAGCCTTCTGAACAGCTATCTGATGAATTTGGCGAAGTCGATGGCAACGTACAAGTTGGCAACTTAGCGGAAGTCACCCCAACCGTGACCGAAGAGAAGTTTTTGAAGAGCTTCCGAATGGATCAAAAGCGTCGTATGCGCAGTGGCGAAACCCACTACCTAGACAACCCATTGATGGGTATGATCATTCAAGTTCGTCGAGTTCGATAA
- the lolE gene encoding lipoprotein-releasing ABC transporter permease subunit LolE, which yields MFSSLALMIGGRFSRAKKRNKMVSFISLSSTIGIAVGVAVIIIGLSAMNGFERELQSRVLSVIPHGELEGVNGPLHNFTKTMNQALSHEHVVAAAPYVRFTGLAEKGSKLKAIEVRGVDPAFEQAVSSMSEFIDPKAWQNFYAGQQQVILGRGVANELNVDVGDYITLMIPQTGSTNKVQAPKRVRVKVAGFLTLNGQIDHSLALVPLKDAQAYARLGDGVTGISLKTDDVLNAPSIVREVGNLIDVYVYLKSWQQQFGFLYRDIQLVRTIMYLVMVLVIGVACFNIVSTLMMAVKDRAAEIAILRTMGAKDGLIKRIFVWQGVFSGVFGSLAGSVVGVLVALNLTPIIKGLEALIGHQFLSGDIYFVDFLPSQLHWPDVALVSITAIVLSLLATWYPASRAAKLNPAAVLSSK from the coding sequence TTGTTTTCATCTTTAGCATTGATGATCGGTGGCCGTTTTAGTCGCGCGAAAAAGCGTAACAAGATGGTGTCGTTCATTTCTCTCTCTTCCACTATTGGTATTGCGGTTGGTGTTGCGGTGATCATTATAGGTCTATCCGCTATGAACGGCTTTGAGCGTGAGCTGCAATCGCGCGTACTTTCTGTGATACCGCATGGTGAGTTAGAAGGGGTGAATGGACCGCTGCATAACTTCACCAAAACCATGAACCAAGCCTTGAGTCATGAACACGTCGTCGCAGCGGCGCCTTATGTCCGATTTACGGGATTGGCAGAAAAGGGCAGCAAGCTTAAGGCGATTGAAGTACGTGGTGTGGATCCTGCTTTTGAACAAGCGGTGTCGAGCATGTCGGAATTCATTGATCCAAAAGCATGGCAGAACTTCTATGCGGGCCAACAGCAAGTCATTTTGGGGCGTGGTGTAGCGAATGAACTTAACGTCGATGTGGGTGACTACATTACATTGATGATTCCGCAAACCGGAAGTACCAATAAGGTTCAAGCGCCGAAACGAGTTCGCGTGAAGGTGGCTGGATTCCTAACACTCAATGGTCAAATCGATCACTCATTGGCTTTGGTGCCGCTGAAAGACGCTCAGGCTTATGCGCGCTTAGGTGATGGCGTAACAGGTATTTCGCTCAAGACCGATGATGTGTTAAACGCACCTTCCATTGTGCGTGAAGTGGGCAATCTGATTGATGTGTATGTTTACCTGAAAAGCTGGCAACAACAGTTCGGCTTCTTGTATCGTGATATTCAGCTCGTTCGTACCATTATGTACTTGGTGATGGTCTTGGTTATCGGTGTCGCGTGTTTCAACATTGTGTCGACACTGATGATGGCGGTGAAAGATCGTGCTGCCGAGATTGCGATTCTTCGTACTATGGGTGCAAAGGATGGTTTGATTAAACGTATCTTTGTGTGGCAAGGCGTCTTCTCTGGCGTATTCGGCAGCCTTGCTGGCAGTGTCGTTGGCGTTCTTGTCGCTCTTAACCTCACACCGATTATTAAGGGGCTGGAAGCCTTAATTGGTCACCAATTCCTTTCGGGGGATATCTATTTTGTCGACTTCTTGCCATCGCAGTTACACTGGCCTGATGTCGCTTTAGTTTCCATTACAGCGATTGTTCTGAGCTTGCTAGCAACTTGGTATCCCGCATCTCGTGCAGCGAAACTTAACCCAGCTGCGGTATTGAGTTCAAAGTAG
- the mfd gene encoding transcription-repair coupling factor has translation MTKATILSVTNPSERGDKKQLGNLPGAALAMAIAELAKQHSSHSLLVVPDPQIALKLQAEIEQFTDQPVSLFPDWETLPYDNFSPHQEIISDRIARLYQLPTQSNGVTIVPVSTVLQRQSPRDFLLQHTLMVKTGDQFSLDKLRVQLENSGYRHVDQVFGPGEYASRGSILDLFPMGSSDPYRIDFFDDEIDTIRTFDPENQRSIEDIQQIQLLPAHEFPTTKAAIEDFRTRWRSQFEARREPESIYMQVTKGTWPAGIEYWQPLFFDHTETLFDYLPEDSQLITYGDIEAAVDTFLNDVDYRYDQKKIDPMRPLLAPHELWLKKDELFTHFKQLPQAQLNLEKIVKRAGRQNLAVQSLAELGVQQQNKEPLARLRQFSEQFTGKIIFSVESEGRREALTELLQGIKVRPVVHGSLYQALDSSDRFSLILGAAEHGFIHDDLNFALICESDLLGDRVIQRRRKDKKAVNSDTVIRHLAELKPGQPVVHIDHGIGRYIGLQTLEAGGMKTEYVTLEYQNDAKLYVPVSSLNLISRYSGGAEESAPLHKLGGEAWAKARRKAAEKVRDVAAELLDVYAKRELKPGYKFELDRGQYATFKATFPFEETDDQSTAINAVLSDMCQAKAMDRLVCGDVGFGKTEVAMRAAFVATDNSKQVAVLVPTTLLAQQHFENFRDRFANLPIRVEVLSRFKSAKEQKVILQDVADGKVDIVVGTHKLLSSDIKFKDLGLLIVDEEHRFGVRQKEKVKAMRADVDILTLTATPIPRTLNMAMSGMRDLSIIATPPARRLAIKTFVRQREDSVVREAVLREIMRGGQVYFLHNQVETIEKTAEDLQKLIPEARVTVAHGQMRERELERIMNDFYHQRFNLLVCTTIIETGIDVPTANTIIMDRADNLGLAQLHQLRGRVGRSHHQAYAYLLTPHPKAITKDAIKRLDAIASLEDLGAGFTLATHDLEIRGAGELLGDEQSGQIQSVGFTLYMEMLEQAVEALKEGKEPSLDDLLREQTEIEMRIPALLPDDYIPDVNTRLSMYKRIASVTDNEGLSELKVELIDRFGVLPDATKNLLSVSELKIGAGSIKAKKIEAHDKGGFIEFYPDADINPAYLVKLLQSQPQKFAMEGPTKFKFSVPLTDRRKRIQFVQDLLNDFKQNLLPTS, from the coding sequence ATGACAAAAGCAACAATTCTTTCCGTCACGAATCCATCTGAGCGTGGCGACAAAAAACAACTTGGCAACCTACCTGGTGCAGCATTGGCAATGGCAATCGCTGAGCTAGCCAAACAGCATTCAAGTCACTCTTTGCTTGTAGTGCCAGATCCACAAATCGCACTCAAGCTGCAAGCGGAAATTGAACAGTTTACCGATCAGCCAGTCAGCCTATTTCCAGATTGGGAAACACTGCCTTACGACAACTTTTCTCCGCACCAAGAGATCATCTCAGACCGTATTGCACGCTTATACCAATTGCCGACTCAAAGTAACGGCGTAACGATTGTGCCAGTAAGTACAGTATTGCAGCGCCAGTCTCCGCGTGATTTCTTATTGCAACACACTTTGATGGTGAAGACGGGCGACCAATTCTCACTAGATAAGCTTCGTGTGCAGCTAGAGAACTCAGGCTACCGTCACGTTGATCAAGTGTTTGGTCCGGGTGAATACGCGAGCCGAGGGTCGATCCTTGACCTGTTCCCAATGGGCAGCTCAGATCCATACCGCATTGATTTCTTCGATGACGAGATCGACACCATCCGTACCTTCGACCCAGAAAATCAACGTTCGATCGAAGACATTCAGCAAATCCAATTGCTACCAGCGCATGAGTTCCCGACAACCAAAGCGGCAATTGAAGATTTCCGTACTCGCTGGCGTTCTCAGTTTGAAGCTCGCCGCGAGCCCGAGTCGATTTACATGCAAGTCACCAAAGGTACTTGGCCGGCAGGTATCGAGTACTGGCAACCACTGTTCTTCGACCATACCGAAACACTGTTTGACTACCTGCCAGAAGACTCTCAACTGATCACATACGGTGATATTGAAGCCGCAGTGGATACGTTCTTGAATGACGTAGATTACCGCTACGATCAAAAGAAAATCGATCCGATGCGTCCGTTGTTAGCACCACATGAATTGTGGTTGAAAAAAGACGAACTATTTACTCACTTCAAACAACTGCCACAGGCGCAGTTGAACTTAGAGAAAATCGTTAAGCGTGCTGGTCGCCAGAATCTCGCAGTTCAATCTCTAGCCGAGCTTGGTGTTCAACAGCAGAACAAAGAGCCGTTAGCGCGTTTACGTCAATTCAGTGAACAATTCACGGGTAAAATCATTTTCTCTGTGGAATCGGAAGGCCGCCGCGAAGCGCTAACAGAGCTGCTGCAAGGCATTAAAGTGCGTCCTGTCGTGCATGGTTCACTCTACCAAGCACTGGATTCTAGCGATCGTTTCAGTTTGATCTTAGGTGCAGCAGAACATGGCTTTATTCACGATGACCTGAACTTCGCCCTGATCTGTGAAAGCGATCTGCTGGGCGATCGTGTGATTCAACGTCGCCGCAAAGACAAGAAAGCGGTAAACAGTGACACCGTTATTCGTCACCTAGCTGAACTTAAGCCAGGTCAGCCCGTTGTGCACATCGATCACGGTATCGGTCGCTATATTGGCTTACAGACTCTTGAGGCTGGCGGCATGAAAACGGAATACGTAACCCTTGAGTATCAAAATGATGCCAAACTTTACGTTCCCGTCTCTTCATTAAACCTAATCAGCCGCTACTCTGGTGGTGCCGAAGAGAGCGCGCCGCTGCATAAACTGGGTGGTGAAGCATGGGCGAAGGCTCGTCGTAAAGCCGCTGAGAAAGTACGCGACGTCGCGGCAGAGCTACTTGATGTTTACGCTAAGCGTGAATTGAAACCGGGCTACAAGTTTGAGCTGGACCGTGGTCAATACGCCACATTTAAAGCCACCTTCCCGTTTGAAGAAACCGATGATCAGTCGACTGCTATTAATGCGGTTCTATCCGATATGTGCCAAGCAAAAGCCATGGACCGTCTCGTATGTGGTGATGTGGGCTTTGGTAAAACAGAAGTGGCGATGCGCGCTGCGTTTGTTGCTACAGACAACAGTAAGCAGGTCGCGGTATTGGTGCCAACCACTCTACTTGCTCAGCAGCACTTTGAAAACTTCCGTGATCGCTTTGCCAACTTACCAATTCGCGTTGAAGTACTTTCACGTTTTAAATCGGCAAAAGAGCAAAAAGTCATTCTTCAAGACGTCGCCGATGGCAAAGTGGATATTGTCGTAGGTACTCACAAGCTACTTTCAAGCGACATAAAATTCAAAGATCTTGGCTTGTTGATTGTCGATGAAGAACACCGCTTCGGTGTACGCCAAAAAGAAAAAGTGAAAGCGATGCGTGCTGATGTCGACATCCTAACGCTGACAGCAACCCCTATTCCTCGTACATTGAATATGGCAATGAGTGGCATGCGCGACTTGTCGATCATCGCAACACCGCCTGCGCGTCGCCTAGCTATCAAGACCTTTGTGCGTCAACGTGAAGACTCTGTGGTACGCGAAGCCGTACTGCGTGAAATCATGCGTGGTGGTCAGGTTTATTTCCTACACAACCAAGTAGAAACCATTGAAAAAACCGCTGAAGACCTACAAAAGCTGATTCCTGAAGCGCGCGTGACCGTTGCTCATGGTCAAATGCGTGAACGCGAACTAGAGCGCATCATGAACGATTTCTACCACCAGCGTTTCAATCTGCTGGTGTGTACCACCATCATCGAGACAGGTATCGACGTTCCGACGGCCAACACCATCATTATGGATCGTGCCGATAACCTCGGTTTAGCGCAGTTGCACCAGCTTCGTGGCCGCGTTGGTCGTTCACACCACCAAGCTTACGCTTACTTACTGACGCCACATCCAAAAGCCATCACCAAAGATGCGATTAAGCGTCTTGATGCGATCGCTTCGCTGGAAGATCTCGGTGCAGGCTTCACACTGGCCACGCACGATCTTGAGATTCGTGGTGCGGGTGAGCTATTAGGTGACGAACAAAGTGGTCAAATTCAATCTGTTGGCTTTACACTATATATGGAGATGCTTGAACAAGCGGTCGAAGCATTGAAAGAAGGTAAAGAGCCATCATTGGATGATCTGCTTCGCGAACAAACTGAAATTGAGATGCGTATCCCAGCGCTATTGCCGGATGACTACATTCCAGATGTGAACACGCGTCTATCGATGTACAAACGCATTGCAAGCGTGACAGATAACGAAGGTTTGTCTGAACTGAAAGTGGAACTGATTGACCGATTTGGTGTTTTACCAGATGCAACCAAGAACCTCCTATCTGTCTCAGAATTGAAAATTGGGGCAGGAAGTATCAAAGCGAAGAAAATTGAGGCGCATGATAAGGGCGGATTCATCGAGTTTTACCCTGATGCTGACATTAATCCAGCGTATTTGGTTAAACTCCTGCAATCACAGCCGCAAAAATTTGCAATGGAAGGTCCAACTAAGTTCAAGTTTAGCGTACCATTGACGGACCGACGTAAACGCATCCAGTTTGTTCAAGACTTACTGAATGATTTTAAACAGAATTTATTACCAACGAGCTAA
- the lolC gene encoding lipoprotein-releasing ABC transporter permease subunit LolC encodes MYHLISLFIGLRYLRGRSGDRFSRFVSYMSTAGITIGVMALVTVLSVMNGFEAQLKERILGVLPHAVVSQHDGKTPMSETAPQFIQNMSTIAKPEPIVRGEAVIQSSAQLTAGYLIGIEPKLGDPISNHLIAGRLSSLQAGEYKVFLGHSLARSLKVSMGDKVRLMVTNATQFTPLGRIPSQRNFTVAGIFNTGSDVDGQLMIVNMTDASKLMRLPKDTVSGWRVFFSDPFMVTEFADKPMPEGWQWSDWREQRGELFQAVKMEKNMMGLMLGLIVGLAAFNIISALIMVVMEKQSEVAILKTQGMKQSQVMAIFMVQGASSGVIGAIVGGAVGVALSLNLNAILEAAGVALFSFGGHLPIVIDSFQILLVVVLAIALSLAATVYPSYRASSVKPAEALRYE; translated from the coding sequence ATGTATCATCTTATCTCTTTGTTTATTGGCTTGAGGTATCTTCGGGGACGCTCCGGGGATAGATTCAGTCGATTCGTTTCTTACATGTCGACCGCAGGTATCACGATTGGTGTGATGGCGTTGGTGACAGTACTGTCTGTGATGAATGGCTTTGAAGCTCAGCTTAAAGAGCGCATTTTAGGTGTGCTTCCTCATGCTGTCGTTTCTCAGCATGATGGCAAAACGCCAATGAGCGAGACGGCGCCCCAATTCATTCAAAACATGTCGACCATCGCTAAGCCAGAGCCGATTGTGCGTGGTGAAGCGGTGATCCAAAGTTCCGCGCAGCTAACCGCTGGTTACTTGATTGGTATCGAGCCTAAACTTGGCGATCCTATTTCTAATCACTTGATCGCAGGTCGCTTATCTTCGCTACAAGCGGGTGAATATAAGGTTTTCCTTGGTCACAGCTTGGCGCGCTCTCTTAAAGTGTCGATGGGTGACAAAGTCCGCTTAATGGTGACCAATGCGACGCAATTTACCCCATTAGGTCGAATCCCAAGTCAACGTAACTTCACTGTGGCGGGTATCTTTAATACCGGCTCAGATGTGGATGGTCAGCTTATGATCGTCAACATGACTGACGCTTCTAAATTGATGCGTTTACCGAAAGATACGGTATCCGGTTGGCGTGTGTTCTTCTCTGACCCGTTCATGGTGACGGAATTTGCAGATAAGCCAATGCCGGAAGGTTGGCAATGGAGTGACTGGCGTGAGCAGCGTGGTGAGCTTTTCCAAGCTGTAAAAATGGAAAAGAACATGATGGGCTTGATGCTGGGTCTGATTGTTGGCTTAGCAGCATTTAATATTATTTCTGCGTTGATCATGGTGGTGATGGAGAAGCAATCGGAAGTCGCGATTCTCAAAACTCAAGGCATGAAGCAATCTCAAGTGATGGCGATTTTCATGGTGCAGGGCGCGAGTAGTGGTGTGATTGGTGCGATTGTTGGTGGCGCGGTCGGCGTTGCTCTATCGCTCAATCTCAATGCTATTCTGGAAGCGGCAGGCGTTGCCTTGTTTAGCTTTGGTGGTCACTTGCCAATCGTGATTGATTCATTCCAAATTTTATTAGTGGTAGTGCTGGCGATTGCTCTGAGTCTAGCTGCAACTGTTTACCCGTCTTACCGAGCATCTTCTGTTAAACCTGCTGAGGCACTTCGCTATGAATAA
- the lolD gene encoding lipoprotein-releasing ABC transporter ATP-binding protein LolD — protein MNKLLECRDIRKVYREGSLDTEVLKGVSFDIDKGELVSIVGSSGSGKSTLLHILGALDDASQGEVEFLGQNLSALSSNKQAALRNKHLGFVYQFHHLLADFTAVENVAMPLLIGGTKVADAKAEAKALLDKVGLGHRMDHRPSELSGGERQRVAIARALVNKPDLVLADEPTGNLDHNTALAIYDLMRELNQESNIAFLVVTHDNELAAKMDRQMHMQDGLLVDRFTTQTAAAEG, from the coding sequence ATGAATAAGCTATTAGAATGTCGTGATATTCGTAAAGTCTACCGAGAAGGCTCGTTAGATACGGAAGTGTTGAAAGGCGTGAGTTTTGATATCGACAAAGGGGAATTGGTCTCTATTGTTGGCTCATCTGGCTCAGGTAAGAGTACGCTGCTTCACATCCTTGGCGCTTTAGATGATGCATCTCAAGGTGAAGTGGAGTTTCTAGGGCAGAACTTGTCTGCGCTAAGTTCAAATAAACAAGCGGCACTACGAAACAAACACCTTGGTTTTGTCTATCAGTTCCATCACCTATTGGCTGACTTTACCGCAGTAGAAAACGTTGCGATGCCATTGTTGATTGGTGGCACAAAAGTAGCGGATGCGAAAGCGGAAGCAAAAGCTCTACTTGATAAAGTTGGCCTAGGACACCGCATGGACCACCGTCCTTCGGAGCTATCAGGTGGTGAGCGCCAACGTGTTGCGATTGCGCGTGCTTTGGTCAACAAGCCTGACTTGGTTTTGGCTGATGAGCCTACAGGTAACCTAGACCACAACACGGCATTGGCGATTTACGACTTAATGCGAGAGCTAAACCAGGAGTCAAACATCGCTTTCTTGGTGGTGACCCACGATAACGAGTTAGCTGCAAAAATGGATCGTCAAATGCACATGCAAGATGGTTTGCTGGTGGATCGCTTTACGACTCAAACAGCGGCAGCGGAGGGCTAA
- a CDS encoding NAD(P)/FAD-dependent oxidoreductase yields MTRIIVVGGGAGGLELATKLGRTLGRKNRAQITLVDRKASHLWKPLLHEVATGSLDEGVDALSYRAHAKNHSFDFQMGSLQDIDRERKVIILSELKDEHGELLMPSRELEYDILVMAIGSTSNDFNTPGVRDNCIFLDSPEQAHRFRSEMNNEFLKLHAKNGNGTVDIAIVGAGATGVELSAELHNAVKELHTYGFGDLDSSKLNVNLVEAGERILPALPPRISSAAHQELVKLGVNVRTATMVTQADKDGLTTKDGEKIPAQIMVWAAGIKAPDFIKDIAGLETNRINQLVVKNTLQTTRDDDIFVIGDLAQCTQPDGSFVPPRAQAAHQMASQAFTNIVAKLNGRELKAYDYKDHGSLVSLSRFSTVGSLMGNLTKGSMMVEGRIARVVYISLYRMHQMALHGVIKTGLMMLVGRINRVLRPNLKLH; encoded by the coding sequence GTGACACGCATTATCGTTGTAGGCGGCGGTGCTGGTGGCCTTGAGTTGGCAACCAAACTGGGCCGCACTCTGGGTCGTAAGAACCGTGCGCAAATTACACTGGTAGACCGTAAAGCGAGCCACTTGTGGAAACCATTGTTGCACGAAGTAGCAACAGGTTCTTTGGACGAAGGTGTGGATGCACTGAGCTACCGTGCTCACGCAAAAAACCACAGCTTTGACTTCCAAATGGGCAGCCTTCAAGACATCGATCGTGAACGTAAAGTGATCATTCTAAGTGAGCTTAAAGACGAGCACGGCGAACTTCTTATGCCAAGCCGTGAACTAGAATACGATATTCTTGTGATGGCAATTGGTTCTACATCTAACGATTTCAACACTCCTGGTGTTCGTGACAACTGTATCTTCCTAGATAGCCCAGAACAGGCACACCGTTTCCGTAGTGAAATGAACAACGAGTTCCTAAAACTGCACGCGAAAAACGGTAATGGCACGGTAGATATCGCGATTGTTGGTGCGGGTGCGACTGGTGTTGAGCTCTCTGCTGAGCTTCACAACGCGGTGAAAGAGCTGCATACTTACGGCTTTGGCGACCTAGATTCTAGCAAGCTAAACGTAAACCTAGTTGAAGCGGGCGAACGTATTCTTCCTGCGCTTCCTCCACGTATTTCTTCTGCTGCACACCAAGAGCTGGTTAAGTTGGGTGTCAACGTACGCACAGCGACCATGGTAACGCAGGCGGATAAAGACGGTCTGACGACGAAAGACGGTGAGAAGATCCCTGCGCAAATCATGGTATGGGCAGCGGGTATCAAAGCGCCTGACTTCATTAAAGACATCGCAGGTCTAGAGACGAATCGTATTAACCAGCTTGTAGTGAAAAACACGCTACAAACCACACGTGATGACGACATCTTCGTTATTGGTGATCTAGCACAATGTACTCAGCCTGATGGCTCTTTTGTTCCGCCACGAGCTCAAGCTGCGCACCAAATGGCTAGCCAAGCATTTACTAACATCGTTGCTAAGCTAAATGGTCGTGAACTGAAAGCTTACGACTACAAAGACCACGGTTCTCTGGTTTCTCTAAGCCGCTTCTCTACGGTTGGTAGCTTGATGGGTAACCTAACCAAAGGTTCGATGATGGTTGAAGGTCGTATCGCTCGTGTGGTTTACATTTCGCTATACCGCATGCACCAAATGGCGCTGCATGGCGTGATTAAGACAGGCCTGATGATGCTGGTTGGCCGTATCAACCGCGTACTGCGTCCGAACTTGAAGCTGCACTAA
- a CDS encoding DUF2062 domain-containing protein: MPRKLIKRFMPDHEMIKRQKALKVFGNVLYNPNLWCLNRRSASGAFAVGLFMAFVPLPSQMIMAAGLAIMLGVNLPLSVALVWISNPITMPVLFYFAYKLGALVMHVPPQPFHFELSWDFIMQQMNTIGPPFLLGCAICGVVSAIIGYFGIRGLWRYSVVRSWQKRKIR, translated from the coding sequence ATGCCTAGAAAGCTGATAAAACGCTTCATGCCAGATCATGAAATGATCAAACGCCAAAAAGCACTGAAGGTCTTCGGCAACGTTTTATACAACCCAAACTTGTGGTGTTTAAATCGTCGCTCTGCATCAGGTGCTTTTGCTGTTGGTTTGTTTATGGCGTTTGTTCCGCTTCCGAGCCAGATGATCATGGCGGCAGGTCTCGCCATCATGCTCGGTGTTAACTTGCCTCTATCTGTTGCCCTTGTCTGGATCAGTAACCCAATCACCATGCCAGTGCTGTTCTACTTCGCATACAAACTTGGCGCATTGGTCATGCATGTACCACCACAACCGTTCCACTTTGAGTTGTCGTGGGATTTCATCATGCAGCAAATGAACACCATTGGGCCTCCGTTCCTACTAGGCTGCGCAATCTGTGGCGTGGTATCAGCCATCATCGGCTATTTTGGTATACGTGGATTATGGCGTTACTCAGTGGTCAGAAGCTGGCAAAAACGTAAGATAAGATAA